The Mugil cephalus isolate CIBA_MC_2020 chromosome 11, CIBA_Mcephalus_1.1, whole genome shotgun sequence genome includes a window with the following:
- the snrnp48 gene encoding U11/U12 small nuclear ribonucleoprotein 48 kDa protein, whose product MSNPKMSDSSQIQTVQERLDRIQELLEFTENYKKQLHDIFETLGWSPDYKLNQEPMEQCPYDPDHRVPVRTMEKHKAKCRLKKMGYSPEEQAEMYDPSVCYENTSVRTFTMDRSTQHQAILQARSAAPLMKMEGVFWQGQYTGEPVDVPQNHKRAVCDLTVADRLALYDHVISQQKEAASSSNDDLYVDLVSKLQKDEGQNEPKTHLELMAEMRDYKRRRQSYRAKNVHITKKSYTEVIREVINVHSEELARQWREEEDEEASVKSKHSSDRRWLDERRSASSESRHSTSKRHRSREQSHDREGRKKKRKESLRRESRSPDNHHHDRKKRKKKKKKEEREREKEKEK is encoded by the exons ATGTCAAATCCTAAAATGTCGGATTCATCACAAATACAAACTGTCCAGGAGCGCCTGGACCGCATACAGGAGCTATTggaattcacagaaaactacaaaaaacagCTCCACGACATATTTGAAACGCTGGGATGGTCGCCGGACTACAAACTCAACCAG GAACCAATGGAGCAGTGTCCCTATGACCCAGACCACAGAGTCCCGGTTAGGACCATGGAGAAACACAAAGCCAAATGCAGGCTCAAAAAGATGGGTTACTCACCTGAGGAGCAG GCGGAAATGTACGACCCATCAGTGTGTTACGAGAACACCAGTGTCAGAACTTTTACAATGG ACAGATCCACCCAGCACCAGGCGATCCTACAGGCAAGGTCTGCTGCACCGCTGATGAAAATGGAAGGAGTCTTCTGGCAAG GTCAGTACACCGGTGAGCCGGTCGATGTGCCTCAGAACCACAAGCGAGCCGTGTGCGACCTCACTGTTGCCGACAGATTGGCTCTGTACGATCATGTGATCAGCCAGCAGAAGGAAGCAGCCTCCTCCAGCAATGATGATCTCTACGTAGATTTGGTGTCCAAACTTCAGAAGG ATGAAGGACAAAATGAACCAAAGACTCACCTGGAGCTGATGGCAGAGATGAGGGACTACAAGAGGCGGCGTCAGTCTTACCGAGCCAAGAATGTTCACATCACCAAAAAATCCTACACTGAG GTGATTAGAGAGGTCATTAACGTCCATTCAGAGGAACTTGCCAGACagtggagggaggaagaggatgaggaggcgTCTGTGAAGTCTAAACACTCCTCAGACAG GCGCTGGTTGGATGAAAGACGGTCAGCATCCTCTGAGTCTCGCCACTCAACCAGTAAACGGCATCGCAGTCGGGAACAAAGCCAcgacagagaggggaggaagaagaaaaggaaagagag TCTTCGCAGGGAATCCCGTTCCCCAGATAACCACCACCACGAccgaaagaagagaaagaagaagaagaagaaagaggagagggagagggagaaggagaaggagaagtga